Proteins encoded together in one Pseudomonas asiatica window:
- a CDS encoding monovalent cation:proton antiporter-2 (CPA2) family protein, translating to MPHEGSLLQTAVIFLLAAVLAVPLAKRLKLGAVLGYLLAGVIIGPQALGLIRDTESVAHISELGVVLLLFIIGLELSPKRLWLMRKSVFGVGTAQVLLTGALIGAIALFGFSQTLPAAIVLGLGLALSSTALGLQSLAESKQLNAPHGRLAFAILLFQDIAAIPLIALVPLLAASGPDTSHGDSLEHGLKVFASIAVVIVGGRYLLRPVFRTVARTGLPEVSTATALLVVIGTAWLMEEAGISMALGAFLAGLLLADSEYRHELESQIEPFKGLLLGLFFISVGMGANLRLLLEMPLVVLGLTLLLVAVKLVLLIGVGRLAGGLNSASALRLGMVLAAGGEFAFVVFKLGKDQGLFDTQTYDLLLMTITLSMAITPLLMIGCAHALKRPQTAREVPEHYKQIQADTPRVVIVGMGRMGQIVARILRAQKIPFIALETSVDTIEMTRMFEQVPVFYGDPLRPEVLHAAKVGEAEYFIITIDDPEAAIHTAERVKRLYPHLKVLARARNRQHVHKLADVGTEPIRETFYSSLEMTRRALVGLGLSEAQAADRIARFTQHDEEVLVAQGQVRDDRAKVMQTAKEARAELERLFDSDAD from the coding sequence ATGCCACACGAAGGCAGCCTTCTGCAAACCGCGGTGATCTTTCTGCTTGCCGCTGTCCTCGCCGTCCCGCTGGCCAAGCGACTGAAACTGGGGGCCGTGCTCGGCTACCTGCTCGCCGGCGTGATCATCGGCCCGCAGGCGCTGGGCCTGATCCGCGATACCGAAAGCGTGGCGCACATTTCCGAGCTGGGCGTGGTCCTGCTGTTGTTCATCATCGGCCTCGAGCTGTCGCCCAAGCGCCTGTGGCTGATGCGCAAGTCCGTATTCGGCGTCGGCACCGCCCAGGTGCTGCTGACCGGTGCGCTGATCGGCGCCATCGCCCTGTTCGGCTTCAGCCAGACGCTACCGGCGGCCATCGTGCTCGGTCTGGGCCTGGCGCTGTCGTCCACCGCCCTTGGCCTGCAGAGCCTGGCCGAGAGCAAGCAGCTCAACGCCCCGCACGGCCGCCTGGCGTTCGCCATCCTGCTGTTCCAGGACATCGCCGCCATCCCACTGATCGCATTGGTTCCGCTGCTGGCCGCCAGTGGCCCGGACACCAGCCACGGCGACAGCCTGGAGCATGGCCTGAAGGTGTTCGCCAGCATCGCAGTGGTCATCGTCGGTGGCCGCTACCTGCTGCGCCCGGTGTTCCGCACCGTGGCCCGCACCGGCCTGCCGGAAGTGTCCACCGCCACCGCGCTGCTGGTTGTGATCGGCACGGCCTGGCTGATGGAAGAAGCCGGCATTTCCATGGCCCTGGGTGCCTTCCTCGCCGGCCTGCTGCTGGCCGACTCGGAATATCGCCACGAGCTGGAATCGCAGATCGAACCGTTCAAAGGCCTGCTGCTGGGGCTGTTCTTCATCAGCGTCGGCATGGGTGCCAACCTGCGCCTGCTGCTTGAAATGCCTTTGGTGGTGCTGGGCCTGACCCTGCTGCTGGTGGCCGTGAAGCTGGTACTGCTGATCGGCGTCGGGCGCCTGGCCGGTGGCCTGAACAGCGCCAGCGCCCTGCGCCTGGGCATGGTGCTGGCTGCCGGTGGCGAATTTGCCTTCGTGGTGTTCAAGCTGGGCAAGGACCAAGGCCTGTTCGACACCCAGACCTACGACCTGCTGCTGATGACCATCACCCTGTCGATGGCCATTACCCCGCTGCTGATGATTGGCTGCGCCCACGCCCTCAAGCGCCCGCAAACGGCGCGTGAAGTGCCGGAGCATTACAAGCAGATCCAGGCTGACACGCCACGGGTGGTGATCGTTGGCATGGGCCGCATGGGCCAGATCGTCGCGCGCATCCTGCGGGCACAGAAGATTCCGTTCATTGCCCTGGAAACCTCGGTGGACACCATCGAGATGACCCGTATGTTCGAACAGGTACCCGTGTTCTACGGCGACCCTCTGCGCCCCGAGGTGCTGCATGCCGCCAAGGTGGGCGAGGCGGAATACTTCATCATCACCATCGATGACCCGGAAGCTGCCATTCACACAGCGGAACGGGTGAAACGCCTGTACCCGCACCTGAAAGTGCTGGCCCGCGCGCGTAACCGCCAGCATGTGCACAAGTTGGCGGATGTCGGCACCGAGCCGATTCGCGAGACGTTCTACTCCAGCCTGGAGATGACCCGCCGGGCATTGGTGGGGTTGGGGTTGAGCGAGGCGCAGGCGGCGGACCGGATTGCGCGGTTTACCCAGCATGACGAAGAGGTGCTGGTGGCCCAGGGGCAGGTGCGTGATGACCGGGCCAAGGTGATGCAGACGGCCAAGGAGGCCCGGGCGGAGTTGGAGCGGTTGTTTGATTCGGATGCGGATTGA
- a CDS encoding GlxA family transcriptional regulator, giving the protein MQEKPAHRTVAMVLFNDVLLLDVTGPMDAFAIANRFLPAERKYRLLTLAEGQAAVRGSCGLKVVADLRLEDLPEAVDLLLVPGGPGAYDIALPGIERWLPQAVRRAKRFGAICTGIFLLGRAGLLDGYRCTTHWNYVERLAQAFPEAKVETEQIYVIDRCLITSGGITAGIDLALAVVAEDHGKALALEVAKVLLVARHRQGGQTPYGPLLAAVPRDDSPIARVQAYIVDHIEQAFTVQKMADLVAMSGRNFARTFQREVGITPLQYLQNARIDRARKLLESSDLPLKVVATQCGFGSDRHLRKVFCERIGMTPAQYRAQFGGS; this is encoded by the coding sequence ATGCAGGAAAAACCCGCCCACCGCACCGTGGCCATGGTGTTGTTCAATGATGTGTTGTTGCTGGACGTGACCGGGCCCATGGACGCGTTTGCCATTGCTAACCGCTTCCTTCCTGCCGAGCGGAAGTACCGGCTGCTGACCCTGGCCGAAGGGCAGGCAGCGGTGCGCGGCTCCTGCGGGTTGAAAGTGGTAGCCGACCTGCGTCTGGAGGATTTGCCGGAAGCCGTCGACCTGTTGCTGGTGCCAGGCGGCCCGGGCGCCTATGACATCGCCCTGCCGGGCATCGAGCGCTGGCTGCCCCAGGCCGTGCGCCGGGCCAAACGCTTTGGTGCAATATGCACCGGAATATTCCTGCTGGGCCGGGCCGGGCTGCTGGACGGCTATCGCTGCACCACCCACTGGAACTACGTGGAGCGCCTGGCACAAGCGTTCCCCGAGGCGAAGGTCGAGACCGAGCAGATCTACGTGATCGACCGTTGCCTGATTACCTCGGGTGGCATCACCGCAGGCATCGACCTGGCACTGGCAGTGGTGGCCGAGGACCACGGCAAGGCGCTGGCCCTGGAAGTGGCCAAGGTGCTGCTGGTCGCCCGCCATCGCCAGGGTGGGCAAACGCCTTACGGGCCACTGCTGGCGGCTGTGCCGCGGGATGATTCGCCGATTGCACGGGTGCAGGCGTATATCGTCGACCATATCGAGCAAGCCTTCACTGTGCAGAAGATGGCCGACCTGGTGGCCATGAGCGGGCGCAACTTCGCCCGCACCTTTCAACGCGAGGTGGGCATCACGCCGCTGCAATACTTGCAGAACGCACGCATCGACCGCGCGCGCAAGCTGCTGGAAAGCAGCGACCTGCCATTGAAAGTGGTGGCGACGCAGTGCGGTTTTGGCAGTGACCGGCATTTGCGCAAGGTTTTCTGCGAGCGGATTGGCATGACGCCGGCGCAGTATCGGGCGCAGTTTGGTGGCAGTTGA
- a CDS encoding helix-turn-helix domain-containing protein, producing MHPGTPQAPLQTPGALTPARLRRAKELMLHSSLSIIEIAGLCNLTRSHFSRAFKVNTGLSPQAWRLLARMEKAKRLLATEAPITHVSLECGFCDQAHFTRAFSRLVGQPPKAWRQAQAHP from the coding sequence ATGCACCCCGGGACGCCCCAAGCGCCGCTGCAAACCCCCGGCGCACTGACGCCGGCGCGCTTGCGCCGGGCCAAGGAACTGATGTTGCACAGCTCGTTGTCGATCATCGAAATCGCCGGGTTATGCAACCTCACCCGCAGCCACTTCTCGCGTGCGTTCAAGGTCAACACCGGCCTCTCGCCCCAGGCGTGGCGCCTGCTGGCACGCATGGAAAAGGCCAAGCGCCTGCTCGCCACCGAGGCGCCGATCACCCACGTGAGCCTGGAATGCGGCTTCTGCGACCAGGCCCATTTCACCCGCGCCTTCAGCCGCCTGGTCGGCCAGCCACCCAAGGCCTGGCGCCAGGCGCAGGCCCATCCTTAA
- the ycaC gene encoding isochorismate family cysteine hydrolase YcaC translates to MSQPDYKRLNKDDAVVLLVDHQTGLISLVQDFSPNEFKNNVLALGDLAKFFGLPTILTTSFEQGPNGPLVPELKEMFPDAPYIARPGQINAWDNEDFVKAIKATGRKQLIIAGVVTDVCVAFPTLSALAEGFEVFVVTDASGTFNETVQQAAWVRMTQAGAQMMNWFSVACELHRDWRNDIEGLGNLLSQRIPNYRNLMNSYAALSAR, encoded by the coding sequence ATGAGCCAACCCGATTACAAGCGCCTGAACAAAGACGACGCCGTGGTGCTGCTGGTCGACCACCAGACCGGCCTGATTTCGCTGGTGCAGGACTTCTCGCCCAACGAGTTCAAGAACAACGTGCTGGCCCTGGGCGACCTGGCCAAGTTCTTCGGCCTGCCGACCATCCTCACCACCAGCTTCGAGCAAGGCCCGAACGGCCCGCTGGTGCCCGAGCTGAAAGAGATGTTCCCGGATGCGCCGTACATTGCCCGCCCTGGCCAGATCAACGCCTGGGACAACGAAGACTTCGTCAAGGCGATCAAGGCCACTGGCCGCAAGCAGCTGATCATCGCAGGCGTGGTGACCGATGTGTGCGTGGCGTTCCCGACCCTGTCGGCGCTGGCGGAAGGTTTTGAAGTGTTCGTGGTGACCGATGCTTCGGGCACCTTCAACGAAACCGTGCAGCAGGCGGCCTGGGTGCGCATGACCCAGGCGGGTGCACAGATGATGAACTGGTTCTCGGTGGCCTGTGAGCTGCACCGCGACTGGCGCAACGACATCGAAGGGCTGGGTAACCTGCTGTCGCAGCGCATTCCCAACTACCGCAACCTGATGAACAGCTATGCGGCCCTGAGCGCCCGTTGA
- a CDS encoding trifunctional serine/threonine-protein kinase/ATP-binding protein/sensor histidine kinase — MLDERLAHRPIDYDQSVDEGWLNRCDINALGQEGELSYFRLRDPATDQAWIAVRAPREVPAACQRLERDYRLQLDPQWAVIPSAFVRSAEGPLLVYPAGRSIADLIAEGPAALTPFLEIAVNAATALAQAHERNVLHGALQPEHVCLHTNQRVRLGCFRADPAELISEQGTALGNWAYLAPEQVCPHGSSSDRRTDIYALGAILYQLLLGELPLAGRDTQHWRQLHAGVQPRAACEVDSNVPQPLSRILAKALAKEPDARYQSARALAVDLAYCQRQWAASKSMEAFEPGCADPMTPDRARLYGRSAEQKAIALLLKAQRRNSKPQALFINGATGMGKSSLVEAALRANAQGYWATGKCNGVAQAVPYAPWVEILGALTTQLLAKNSRDLDALRCEILRRIKGHGRLLGKLAPDLQLILGPLPELPAKPTRLALQKELRAIVEFLQVFSRPDQPLVLFFDDMHWVDDSSQQLLAQLLAHSPGNLLLIFARRSDAPASSTPLALPAALRSTTLNLRPLAVSAVTELIGERYHVGPEDALQVAELVHDKTAGNPFFINQILRAMVEDQLFTFDTQAMRWSWCLQAVARHRYSDNVADLMIHRLVRLPEPQRDLLRVVSAAGSRCDERLLHQVLSQAPGEPLKALIGAGFLQPGQNGLGFAHERVMEAAYALTPARARAQLHARIAQAMRQAWPGRLHEVLFELANQLQRASPCGFAADDCEAFLQLLREAAARARDGGAFEQSAGYLHTAEQLLQRGATLESRATHGFAIACMATECDMQLSRMVAAEARITECRLRARSALDQARVCRLQALLYTLRGDYQAAIDSAISGLDLLGMSPVRGVDWQQVEASHAHVQTLVEQKGRHCLESLQRTDSEEVTVAISLLATLSSSFFVKDDICFLHLAKLMELSLLHGVAPGSTYGMAWYGVMIAERFGAYHDGHACCLAALKLIERHGFDADLTSALLALDQVSAWTSPMEFARRTALDAVDSGRLSGDLAMSCYACNHLVSDSLFMGRYLPDVVEELAQGLATVRRYGYRDIEQILQAQQAFVAKLSGTPCPASATASKSPTTRFFQYLMAGMCDFYLGNIPQAMRNLALAGDNTWAVPAHINLADYHLFHGLALGSPEAIGSLADKLRELQALRERFGRWAGFNPATFRNKLLLIEGVIAKLEGDGLAAIRCFDQAQIAATAAGFIHEQALAHEQLAEVCIPSGLISGANLHLRIARDCFHIWGATGKVHQLEALHPFLRTQPIQESQRATNQAKLDLEAGIEAARALSEEVLLEGLIETLMGHLTQHSGADHGALLIVSGAEFQMAALAYIDDAGLHVSMDDCQKFLTQAPLSIINATMRTKKPLVLNDAQSDCPEAFRQQLQARKARSVLCLPLVIQGVLIGLVYLENRLVPNLFGSQRLAMLEILASQAAVSLQTAKFYTRLAEDNQTRAQMEAELRRSRAELARTAHLQVMNELSASIAHEISQPLLGIASNAAASLRWLKRAKPDLEEAIAGLEDIRNDSERAANIVRALRSLAKQSPMQLKVVKLDELIREVVRLTSADAAKGTVDVQMRLQAGVSVMADPVQLQQLVFNLITNGLEALAGYRSDGVLRIASAVVGDGVEICVDDNGPGIAADERERVFDAFHTTKIGGMGMGLAICNSVVQAHGGQLQALVSELGGCRIRLTLPVNHS, encoded by the coding sequence ATGCTCGATGAACGCCTTGCCCACAGGCCCATCGATTACGACCAGTCCGTCGACGAGGGGTGGCTGAACCGGTGCGACATCAACGCGCTGGGCCAGGAAGGTGAACTCAGTTACTTCCGCCTTCGCGATCCAGCCACCGACCAGGCATGGATCGCCGTGCGCGCCCCGCGCGAGGTCCCCGCCGCCTGCCAGCGCCTGGAACGTGACTACCGCCTGCAACTCGACCCGCAATGGGCGGTGATCCCCTCGGCGTTCGTGCGCTCGGCCGAAGGCCCCCTGCTGGTGTACCCGGCCGGCCGCTCCATCGCCGACCTTATCGCAGAGGGCCCTGCCGCCCTGACGCCGTTTCTCGAGATTGCGGTAAACGCGGCCACTGCCTTGGCCCAGGCCCACGAACGCAATGTGCTGCACGGCGCGCTGCAGCCCGAACATGTGTGCCTGCACACCAACCAGCGAGTGCGGCTTGGCTGCTTTCGCGCCGACCCGGCGGAGCTGATCAGCGAACAGGGCACCGCGCTCGGCAACTGGGCGTACCTGGCACCGGAACAGGTCTGCCCGCACGGCAGCAGCAGCGACCGACGCACCGACATCTATGCCCTGGGCGCGATCCTTTACCAGCTACTGCTGGGCGAATTGCCTCTGGCCGGGCGCGACACCCAGCACTGGCGCCAGCTGCATGCCGGCGTGCAGCCACGAGCGGCCTGCGAAGTGGACAGCAATGTGCCGCAACCTCTCAGCCGGATCCTGGCCAAGGCCTTGGCCAAAGAGCCGGACGCCCGCTACCAGAGTGCTCGCGCCCTGGCGGTGGACTTGGCCTATTGCCAGCGACAGTGGGCCGCCAGCAAGTCCATGGAGGCCTTCGAACCAGGCTGTGCCGACCCGATGACGCCCGACCGCGCACGCCTATATGGCCGCAGTGCCGAACAGAAGGCCATCGCCCTGCTGCTCAAGGCACAGCGCCGTAACAGCAAGCCACAAGCCCTGTTCATCAATGGGGCTACGGGCATGGGCAAGTCGAGCCTGGTCGAGGCAGCGCTCAGGGCCAACGCCCAGGGTTACTGGGCCACCGGCAAGTGCAACGGCGTTGCCCAGGCCGTGCCCTACGCGCCCTGGGTCGAAATTCTCGGCGCGCTGACCACCCAGTTGCTGGCCAAGAACAGCCGGGACCTCGACGCCTTGCGCTGCGAGATTCTGCGCCGTATCAAAGGCCACGGCCGGCTGCTCGGCAAGCTGGCACCAGACCTGCAACTGATCCTCGGCCCCTTGCCCGAGTTGCCGGCCAAGCCCACGCGTCTGGCGCTGCAGAAGGAGCTGCGGGCGATCGTCGAATTCCTGCAGGTATTCAGCCGCCCCGACCAGCCGCTGGTGCTGTTCTTCGATGACATGCATTGGGTCGACGACTCCAGCCAGCAACTGCTGGCGCAACTTCTGGCTCACTCGCCCGGCAACCTGTTGCTGATCTTCGCCCGGCGCAGTGATGCGCCAGCCAGCAGTACACCCCTTGCCCTGCCCGCAGCGTTGCGCAGCACCACGCTGAACCTGCGGCCCCTGGCGGTGAGCGCGGTGACCGAGTTGATCGGCGAGCGCTACCACGTCGGCCCCGAGGACGCATTGCAGGTGGCCGAACTGGTACACGACAAGACTGCGGGCAATCCGTTCTTCATCAATCAGATCCTCCGGGCCATGGTCGAGGACCAGCTGTTCACCTTCGATACCCAGGCCATGCGCTGGTCATGGTGCCTGCAGGCCGTGGCCCGCCACCGCTATTCCGACAATGTCGCCGACCTGATGATCCACCGCCTGGTGCGCCTGCCCGAGCCGCAGCGCGACCTGCTGCGGGTGGTCAGTGCGGCTGGCAGCCGCTGTGATGAACGCCTGCTTCACCAGGTACTCTCTCAAGCGCCCGGCGAGCCGTTGAAAGCCTTGATTGGCGCGGGTTTCCTGCAACCGGGCCAGAACGGCCTGGGCTTCGCCCATGAACGGGTGATGGAAGCTGCGTACGCTCTCACGCCAGCGCGCGCACGTGCCCAACTGCATGCACGTATTGCCCAGGCCATGCGCCAGGCCTGGCCGGGGCGCCTGCACGAGGTACTGTTCGAGCTTGCCAACCAGCTGCAACGCGCCAGCCCATGCGGGTTTGCAGCGGATGACTGCGAAGCTTTTCTGCAGCTTTTACGCGAGGCAGCAGCACGCGCACGCGATGGCGGCGCGTTCGAACAATCGGCTGGCTACCTGCACACGGCCGAGCAGTTGCTGCAACGCGGCGCAACGCTGGAAAGCCGCGCCACGCATGGCTTTGCCATCGCCTGCATGGCCACCGAGTGCGACATGCAACTGTCGCGAATGGTCGCGGCCGAGGCCCGCATCACTGAATGCCGCCTGCGCGCGCGCTCGGCGTTGGACCAGGCGCGGGTATGCCGCCTGCAGGCGCTGCTGTACACCTTGCGCGGCGACTATCAGGCGGCCATCGACAGCGCCATTTCCGGCCTGGACTTGCTGGGTATGAGCCCGGTGCGAGGTGTCGACTGGCAACAGGTCGAAGCCAGTCATGCCCATGTACAGACCTTGGTCGAACAGAAAGGCCGACACTGCCTGGAATCGCTGCAGCGCACCGATTCGGAGGAAGTGACAGTTGCCATCAGCCTGCTGGCCACCCTGTCGTCATCGTTTTTCGTGAAGGACGACATCTGCTTCCTGCACCTGGCCAAGCTCATGGAGCTGTCACTGCTGCACGGCGTCGCCCCGGGCAGCACCTACGGCATGGCCTGGTACGGGGTGATGATTGCCGAGCGCTTCGGCGCCTACCATGATGGCCACGCTTGCTGCCTGGCTGCGCTCAAGCTGATAGAGCGGCACGGTTTCGACGCTGACTTGACCAGCGCGCTGCTGGCCCTGGACCAGGTCAGCGCCTGGACCTCGCCCATGGAGTTCGCCCGCCGTACCGCACTGGATGCGGTCGACTCGGGGCGCCTGAGCGGCGACCTGGCGATGAGCTGCTATGCCTGCAACCACCTGGTTTCCGATTCGCTGTTCATGGGCCGCTACCTGCCGGACGTGGTGGAGGAACTGGCGCAAGGCCTGGCCACCGTGCGTCGCTACGGTTACCGCGACATCGAGCAGATCCTGCAGGCCCAGCAAGCGTTCGTCGCCAAATTGAGCGGCACGCCCTGCCCGGCCTCGGCCACAGCCTCGAAATCGCCTACCACGCGGTTCTTCCAGTACCTGATGGCCGGCATGTGCGACTTCTACCTGGGCAATATCCCGCAGGCCATGCGTAACCTGGCACTGGCCGGCGACAACACCTGGGCGGTACCGGCGCACATCAACCTGGCCGACTATCACCTGTTCCACGGCCTGGCCCTGGGCAGCCCCGAGGCCATTGGCAGCCTTGCCGACAAGCTGCGCGAGCTGCAGGCCCTGCGGGAGCGCTTCGGCCGCTGGGCCGGCTTCAACCCGGCCACCTTCCGCAACAAGCTGTTGCTGATCGAAGGCGTGATCGCCAAGCTCGAAGGCGACGGCCTGGCCGCCATCCGCTGCTTCGACCAGGCACAGATCGCCGCCACCGCAGCCGGTTTCATCCACGAGCAGGCGCTGGCCCACGAGCAGTTGGCCGAAGTATGTATCCCCAGCGGCCTGATCTCTGGCGCCAACCTGCACCTGCGCATCGCCCGCGACTGTTTCCATATCTGGGGCGCGACCGGCAAGGTGCACCAGCTGGAGGCGTTGCACCCGTTCCTGCGCACCCAGCCAATCCAGGAAAGCCAACGCGCAACCAACCAGGCCAAGCTCGACCTGGAAGCCGGCATCGAGGCAGCACGGGCGCTGTCCGAGGAAGTACTGCTCGAAGGCCTTATCGAAACCCTGATGGGCCACCTGACCCAGCATTCCGGGGCCGACCACGGTGCGCTGCTGATCGTCAGCGGTGCCGAATTCCAGATGGCTGCCCTCGCCTACATCGACGACGCCGGGCTGCACGTGAGCATGGACGACTGCCAGAAGTTCTTGACCCAGGCACCGCTGTCGATCATCAACGCCACCATGCGCACCAAGAAGCCCCTGGTGCTCAACGATGCCCAGAGCGATTGCCCCGAGGCCTTCCGCCAGCAGTTGCAGGCGCGCAAGGCCCGTTCGGTACTGTGCCTGCCGCTGGTGATCCAGGGCGTGCTGATCGGCCTGGTGTACCTGGAAAACCGCCTGGTACCGAACCTGTTCGGCAGCCAGCGCCTGGCCATGCTGGAAATCCTCGCCTCGCAGGCAGCGGTGTCGCTGCAAACCGCCAAGTTCTACACACGCCTGGCCGAAGACAACCAGACCCGCGCCCAGATGGAGGCCGAGTTGCGCCGCTCCCGCGCGGAGTTGGCGCGCACGGCGCACCTGCAGGTGATGAACGAGCTGTCCGCGTCCATCGCCCACGAGATCAGCCAGCCGCTGCTGGGCATAGCCTCCAACGCCGCTGCCAGCCTGCGCTGGTTGAAACGCGCCAAGCCCGACCTGGAAGAGGCGATTGCCGGCCTGGAAGATATACGCAACGACAGCGAACGGGCCGCCAACATCGTGCGTGCACTGCGCTCGCTGGCCAAGCAGTCGCCGATGCAGCTCAAGGTAGTAAAGCTGGACGAACTGATCCGCGAAGTGGTGCGCCTGACCTCGGCCGATGCCGCCAAGGGCACGGTGGATGTGCAGATGCGCTTGCAGGCGGGGGTGAGCGTGATGGCCGACCCGGTGCAGTTGCAGCAGTTGGTGTTCAACCTGATTACCAATGGCCTGGAGGCGCTGGCGGGGTATCGCAGCGATGGGGTGCTGCGGATTGCGTCGGCGGTGGTCGGGGATGGGGTGGAAATCTGCGTGGACGACAACGGGCCGGGGATTGCAGCGGATGAGCGCGAGCGAGTGTTCGATGCGTTTCATACCACCAAGATCGGTGGCATGGGGATGGGCTTGGCGATCTGCAACTCGGTGGTGCAGGCCCATGGTGGGCAGTTGCAGGCGCTGGTGTCAGAGCTGGGGGGGTGCCGGATTCGCCTCACTCTGCCTGTGAATCATTCTTAG
- a CDS encoding response regulator yields MIRIGNAQVSLERREAFVDGKPVLLGGRAFEVLATLIKAKGRVVDKDELFSQVWAGTVVEDNNLQVQVSLLRKAFGDRGLIQTVPRRGYRLAAEISLELPGKAAGKSPLCAAAETVELFDEHLNVPVLVVDDDPSVRTALGRLLRSQDIPHHLFASAEALFEARLETPYACLLLDMHLPDTSGLEVQDALRRLALPWPIVFMTGFGTIPMTVQAMRAGAVEFLTKPFDEDQLLTLLQAVRTRAVAEGRKWHHARQVEEKYQRLTQRERQVFSLVVGGLSHKQIARQIGTSEVTTKVHKKNIMNKMQSRSLLELVAMHNVIGAQPEGLGGA; encoded by the coding sequence ATGATCCGAATAGGTAATGCCCAGGTGTCGCTGGAGCGGCGCGAAGCCTTTGTTGACGGTAAGCCTGTCCTGTTGGGGGGGCGGGCATTCGAAGTGCTGGCGACGCTGATCAAGGCCAAGGGGCGGGTGGTCGACAAGGACGAGCTGTTCAGCCAGGTGTGGGCCGGCACGGTAGTCGAGGACAACAACCTGCAGGTGCAGGTGTCCTTGCTGCGCAAGGCCTTTGGCGACCGTGGCCTGATCCAGACCGTGCCACGCCGGGGCTACCGCCTGGCCGCCGAGATCAGCCTCGAGTTGCCTGGCAAGGCGGCGGGCAAATCGCCGCTGTGCGCCGCGGCCGAAACTGTCGAGTTGTTCGATGAGCACTTGAACGTGCCGGTGCTGGTGGTGGATGACGACCCGTCGGTGCGCACGGCGTTGGGCCGCCTGCTGCGCTCGCAGGACATTCCGCATCATTTGTTCGCCAGTGCCGAGGCGTTGTTCGAGGCCCGCCTGGAAACCCCCTATGCCTGCCTGTTGCTGGACATGCACCTGCCCGATACCAGCGGCCTGGAAGTCCAAGATGCGCTGCGCCGACTTGCGCTGCCCTGGCCGATCGTGTTCATGACCGGCTTCGGCACCATCCCGATGACCGTCCAGGCCATGCGTGCCGGGGCCGTGGAGTTCCTGACCAAACCGTTCGACGAAGACCAGCTGCTGACACTGTTGCAGGCGGTGCGCACGCGTGCCGTGGCCGAAGGGCGCAAGTGGCACCATGCGCGGCAGGTCGAGGAAAAGTACCAGCGCCTGACCCAGCGCGAGCGCCAGGTGTTCTCGCTGGTGGTCGGTGGCCTGTCGCACAAGCAGATCGCCAGGCAGATCGGCACCAGCGAGGTGACGACCAAGGTGCACAAGAAAAACATCATGAACAAGATGCAGTCCCGCTCGCTGCTTGAACTGGTGGCCATGCACAACGTTATCGGGGCGCAGCCTGAGGGCCTGGGCGGCGCATGA
- a CDS encoding response regulator transcription factor: protein MSSTVCIVDDDASVRKSLANLLRSAGFETLSFAAGDLFLASALARQAGCVLLDLRMPGMSGLVVQRELARLGWRLPVICMSAHWDEGAVRAAMALGALVCLGKPFSEEVLLKVVEDALVGSQ, encoded by the coding sequence ATGAGCAGCACGGTGTGCATCGTCGACGACGATGCTTCGGTGCGCAAAAGCCTGGCCAACCTGCTACGTTCGGCAGGTTTCGAGACCTTGTCTTTTGCTGCCGGGGACCTGTTCCTGGCCTCGGCACTGGCGCGGCAAGCGGGGTGTGTGCTGCTCGACCTGAGGATGCCCGGAATGAGCGGGCTGGTGGTGCAGCGCGAGCTGGCCAGGCTGGGGTGGCGGTTGCCGGTGATCTGCATGTCGGCGCACTGGGATGAAGGGGCGGTGCGGGCGGCGATGGCGCTTGGGGCGCTGGTCTGCCTGGGCAAGCCATTTTCTGAAGAGGTGCTGCTGAAGGTGGTTGAGGATGCTTTGGTGGGCAGCCAGTGA